One window from the genome of Rhodococcus sp. ABRD24 encodes:
- a CDS encoding ABC transporter substrate-binding protein — MAQKGNGQPARFAVGLAALALLGAVTACGVDTGSTVAGPPEPGTVVVGSGDSIESEVVARIYAGALAAAGTRTELRTGIGNRGAYLAALDADTVSLVPDRTGRLLQHFDPDSAATEEEEVYEALNKSLPEGLSVSDYALADDRSTLVLAAGQAGRLSARSLEDLAPRCGELTLRASETFSQDVNGLSRLQSVYGCTFGQVLPGGPDAQVSADVLAGSALVGGITAGSPEIRPDDLTVLADDESAFMAQNVVPLFRTGTLGDAQVKALNVVAGELTTADLAELVGRIRDGKVSSADAAGEWLSDHI; from the coding sequence GTGGCACAGAAGGGGAATGGGCAACCGGCCCGGTTCGCGGTGGGTTTGGCGGCACTCGCGCTGCTGGGCGCGGTCACCGCATGCGGCGTCGACACCGGCAGCACCGTCGCGGGCCCGCCGGAGCCCGGGACCGTCGTCGTCGGCTCCGGAGACTCGATCGAGAGCGAAGTGGTGGCACGCATCTATGCCGGTGCGCTGGCCGCGGCAGGGACCCGCACCGAGCTGCGGACCGGGATCGGGAACCGCGGCGCGTACCTTGCCGCACTCGACGCCGACACTGTCTCGCTGGTGCCGGATCGTACGGGCCGGCTCCTGCAGCACTTCGATCCGGACTCTGCGGCCACCGAGGAAGAAGAGGTGTACGAGGCACTGAACAAGTCTCTGCCGGAGGGGCTTTCGGTCTCGGACTACGCTCTCGCGGACGATCGCTCGACGCTGGTTCTGGCTGCCGGCCAGGCCGGCCGTCTCTCCGCTCGCTCGCTCGAAGATCTGGCCCCGCGGTGCGGGGAGTTGACGCTGCGCGCATCAGAGACCTTCAGTCAGGACGTGAACGGCCTCTCGCGGCTGCAGTCCGTGTACGGGTGCACGTTCGGGCAGGTGCTCCCGGGCGGCCCGGATGCGCAGGTTTCTGCGGATGTCCTCGCAGGGTCCGCGCTGGTCGGCGGCATCACGGCGGGATCTCCCGAGATCCGGCCCGACGACCTGACGGTGCTGGCCGACGACGAGTCGGCGTTCATGGCGCAGAACGTGGTACCGCTGTTCCGGACCGGGACGTTGGGGGACGCTCAGGTCAAGGCCCTCAATGTGGTGGCCGGAGAACTCACCACCGCGGACCTGGCGGAACTGGTGGGCCGTATCCGTGACGGGAAGGTATCATCAGCCGATGCTGCGGGGGAGTGGCTCTCCGACCACATCTGA
- a CDS encoding alpha/beta hydrolase, translating to MRSIQLPLPILEASLKPFYRLALNARLPFTAQRALLDIAAPIQAVPDGTVAQKLALADRPAERITVGATERRNAVLYLHGGAFTIGSLATHRSLAAHLARESACAVYLLDYRLAPEHPFPAGLDDAVAAFRELTAVHGFAPDRIAVAGDSAGGGLALATGRRVIDVLGLRPAALALISPWVDPGSRDAPFDRDVVVNTAWAYASAAAYLGDSDPRDPRYAPLHADPTGLPPIAVHVGIREVLYPQIVDLVGRLRAAENRVHYVEFPRLWHVGHLQASLLREAAEAVADLGSFLRAAFPSDVVGEPLPRSIG from the coding sequence GTGCGTTCGATTCAACTTCCGCTCCCGATCCTCGAGGCGAGCCTGAAGCCGTTCTACCGGCTCGCACTCAACGCGAGGCTGCCGTTCACGGCGCAGCGGGCACTGTTGGACATCGCCGCACCGATCCAGGCAGTGCCCGACGGGACGGTCGCTCAGAAGCTCGCACTCGCCGACCGGCCCGCGGAGCGGATCACCGTCGGCGCCACCGAACGTCGCAACGCCGTGCTGTACCTGCACGGTGGCGCGTTCACGATCGGATCGCTGGCCACACACCGCTCCCTCGCGGCGCACCTGGCCCGCGAGTCTGCGTGCGCGGTCTACCTTCTCGACTACCGGCTGGCCCCGGAGCACCCGTTCCCGGCCGGTCTCGACGACGCCGTCGCTGCCTTCCGTGAACTGACGGCGGTACACGGATTCGCGCCGGACCGGATCGCTGTCGCCGGCGACTCGGCAGGCGGGGGTCTTGCCCTCGCTACGGGACGACGCGTGATCGATGTACTCGGCCTGCGTCCAGCGGCCCTCGCGCTGATCTCACCATGGGTGGACCCTGGATCACGGGACGCACCGTTCGATCGCGATGTCGTCGTGAACACGGCATGGGCATACGCGTCCGCTGCCGCGTACCTCGGTGACAGCGACCCCCGCGACCCGAGATACGCACCGCTGCATGCGGATCCGACCGGGCTGCCGCCCATCGCGGTCCATGTGGGTATCCGTGAGGTGCTCTATCCGCAGATCGTCGACCTGGTCGGCAGGCTGCGAGCCGCTGAGAATCGGGTGCACTACGTCGAGTTCCCCCGTCTGTGGCATGTCGGGCACCTGCAAGCGTCACTGCTGCGCGAGGCCGCCGAAGCGGTGGCTGATCTCGGATCGTTCCTGCGCGCGGCATTTCCATCAGATGTGGTCGGAGAGCCACTCCCCCGCAGCATCGGCTGA